The following proteins come from a genomic window of Gossypium raimondii isolate GPD5lz chromosome 5, ASM2569854v1, whole genome shotgun sequence:
- the LOC105768607 gene encoding protein FLC EXPRESSOR, translated as MAGRNHLTPPSSLTRSITERHIIHQHHHLEDRIAIQHREIQTLLLDNQRLAAAHVALKQDLALAQQETRHLTAASANVKSERDAEVREVYERSLKMDAEARAVDAMTAELACVRADVKKFMADNKELTAELEAVNDELAKARMEVKQVPVRMADMEAVRKEIHKGRTAIELEKKTRASNLEQRQILEKNMVLVARELEKLQAQRELANAEKRAREAAAPTTATATANSIPTYNGNYGNIDAKYGGSYSMPQAGVACPQFAPGAGAGTVPPVTLEGQGSHTPNVNQTGLQSVSNVPFENQVVQL; from the exons ATGGCCGGTCGTAACCACCTTACACCGCCGTCATCATTAACCCGCTCCATCACCGAACGCCACATCATTCATCAGCACCACCACCTCGAAGACCGAATCGCCATCCAACATCGCGAGATCCAAACCCTCCTCCTCGACAACCAACGCCTCGCCGCCGCCCATGTGGCTCTTAAGCAGGATCTTGCACTCGCCCAGCAAGAAACTCGTCATTTAACGGCAGCCTCTGCCAACGTAAAATCCGAGAGGGACGCGGAGGTGAGGGAGGTCTACGAGAGGTCATTGAAGATGGACGCCGAAGCGCGCGCCGTGGATGCTATGACCGCTGAGCTGGCTTGTGTACGGGCTGATGTGAAGAAGTTTATGGCGGATAACAAGGAGCTAACTGCGGAATTGGAGGCTGTTAATGATGAGCTAGCCAAGGCAAGAATGGAGGTGAAGCAAGTTCCCGTACGTATGGCGGATATGGAAGCTGTACGGAAAGAAATCCATAAAGGAAG GACTGCTATTGAACTTGAAAAGAAGACACGTGCTAGTAACCTTGAACAACGTCAAATCTTGGAGAAAAATATGGTCCTTGTGGCTCGGGAATTAGAAAAACTTCAAGCACAACGTGAACTTGCTAATGCAGAGAAGAGAGCAAGGGAAGCAGCTGCACCAACAACAGCGACAGCAACAGCCAACTCAA TCCCCACATACAATGGAAACTATGGAAATATTGATGCCAAGTATGGAGGAAGCTATTCCATGCCTCAG GCTGGTGTGGCATGCCCGCAATTTGCGCCTGGAGCTGGGGCGGGGACGGTGCCCCCTGTTACTTTAGAGGGTCAAGGGTCTCATACACCTAATGTCAATCAAACTGGTTTACAATCCGTGTCTAATGTTCCTTTTGAAAACCAGGTGGTTCAGCTATAG
- the LOC105768605 gene encoding transcription initiation factor TFIID subunit 15b, with the protein MYGQDGGQVAHPYGGGGGGGGNGGYVGGRGGGGGYGPSSKNRGGAGGYQGGDSGRGGGRGGGGRDGGWLCPNPSCGNLNFTRRVECNKCGASSPVGSSDRGSSGYNRGSTGGYGGNRGGRGDGARGGYDSGRNNNYAGRGGNYDNRSGGYGHVPPPSPSAYSGSASGNYPPAPNAYDGNTNYGMDAVPPPASYTGGPTSYPQSYGGPAGGYGGEGLSDVRSGGRGGHASGYDSGYGPGGPCHQGGGYGGHSADAPFKIKQCDDTCGDSCDNTRIYISNLPTDITIEELRDLFGGIGQVGRIKQKRGYKDQWPWNIKIYEDEKGNQKGDAVLTYEDPQAAHSAGSSFNNHVMRGYTINVAMAEKTAPKVYDHGGRKGGYGDRRRDNYRGGGSGPDRHHYGGNRSRPY; encoded by the exons ATGTACGGTCAGGACGGAGGTCAAGTTGCCCATCCTTacggtggtggtggtggtggtggtggaaaTGGCGGTTATGTTGGCGGCCGAGGAGGAGGTGGGGGATACGGTCCTAGTTCTAAAAATCGCG GAGGTGCTGGAGGTTATCAAGGAGGAGACAGTGGAAGAGGTGGTGGCCGTGGTGGAGGAGGCAGAGACGGTGGTTGGCTTTGCCCGAATCCCAG TTGTGGGAATTTGAACTTTACAAGAAGAGTTGAGTGTAACAAATGCGGTGCATCCTCTCCTGTGGGTTCTAGTGATCGTGGTAGTAGTGGTTATAACAGAGGTAGCACTGGGGGATATGGTGGTAACCGTGGAGGTAGAGGAGATGGGGCTAGAGGTGGATATGATAGTGGGAGGAATAACAACTATGCAGGCAGAGGTGGAAATTATGATAATAGAAGTGGTGGGTATGGTCATGTTCCTCCTCCATCACCCAGTGCTTATAGTGGCAGTGCTAGTGGAAATTATCCACCTGCTCCTAATGCATATGATGGGAATACAAATTATGGAATGGATGCAGTTCCTCCTCCTGCAAGCTATACTGGTGGACCCACATCATACCCACAGTCTTATGGTGGCCCTGCAGGTGGTTATGGTGGCGAGGGTTTGAGTGATGTGAGAAGTGGTGGCCGGGGTGGTCATGCTAGTGGATATGACAGTGGGTATGGGCCTGGTGGTCCTTGTCATCAGGGAGGTGGTTATGGAGGTCATTCTGCCGATGCACCATTTAAGATCAAGCAGTGTGATGACACCTGTGGGGATTCTTGTGACAACACAAGAATCTACATATCAAATTTGCCGACCGATATTActattgaagaattaagggaCCTTTTTGGCGGCATTGGACAA GTAGGAAGAATTAAACAGAAGCGCGGCTATAAAGATCAGTGGCCatggaatattaaaatatacgaGGATGAGAAAGGAAACCAGAAAGGTGATGCAGTTTTGACATATGAAGATCCTCAAGCAGCACACTCTGCTGGCAGTTCCTTTAACA ATCATGTCATGAGAGGCTATACAATTAATGTGGCTATGGCAGAGAAGACTGCACCTAAAGTATATGATCATGG AGGCAGGAAAGGTGGCTATGGGGACAGGCGCAGGGATAATTACAGAGGTGGAGGATCTGGGCCAGATAGACATCACTATGGTGGAAACCGTTCACGCCCATACTGA